The following are encoded in a window of Pseudomonas sp. St316 genomic DNA:
- the speB gene encoding agmatinase: MDKILHQPLGGNEMPRFGGIATMMRLPHLQTAAGLDAAFVGVPLDIGTSLRAGTRFGPREIRAESVMIRPYNMATGAAPFDSLSVADIGDVPINTFNLLDAVRIIEESYHKILEHDVIPLTLGGDHTITLPILRAIHKKHGKVGLVHIDAHADVNDHMFGEKIAHGTTFRRAVEEGLLDCDRVVQIGLRAQGYTADDFNWSRNQGFRVVQAEECWHKSLAPLMAEVREKVGGGPVYLSFDIDGIDPAWAPGTGTPEIGGLTTIQAIEIVRGCQGLDLVGCDLVEVSPPYDTTGNTSLLGANLLYEMLCVLPGVVHR, encoded by the coding sequence GTGGACAAGATTCTTCACCAGCCACTGGGCGGCAACGAAATGCCGCGCTTCGGCGGCATCGCCACCATGATGCGACTCCCCCATTTGCAAACCGCTGCCGGCCTGGACGCTGCCTTCGTTGGCGTGCCGCTGGACATCGGCACCTCCCTGCGCGCCGGAACCCGATTCGGGCCGCGGGAGATCCGCGCCGAATCGGTGATGATCCGTCCCTACAACATGGCCACCGGTGCCGCGCCGTTCGACTCGCTGTCGGTGGCCGACATCGGTGACGTGCCGATCAACACCTTCAATCTGTTGGACGCGGTGCGGATCATCGAGGAGTCGTACCACAAGATCCTCGAACACGACGTCATCCCCCTGACCCTGGGCGGCGATCACACCATCACCCTGCCGATCCTGCGGGCCATCCACAAGAAACACGGCAAGGTTGGCCTGGTGCACATCGACGCCCACGCCGATGTGAACGACCACATGTTCGGCGAGAAGATTGCCCACGGCACCACCTTCCGCCGCGCCGTGGAAGAAGGCCTGCTCGATTGCGACCGCGTGGTGCAGATCGGCCTGCGGGCCCAGGGCTACACCGCCGATGATTTCAACTGGAGCCGCAACCAGGGTTTTCGCGTGGTCCAGGCCGAAGAATGCTGGCACAAATCCCTGGCCCCGCTGATGGCCGAAGTACGTGAGAAAGTCGGCGGCGGCCCGGTGTACCTGAGCTTTGACATCGATGGTATCGACCCGGCCTGGGCCCCTGGCACCGGCACCCCGGAAATCGGCGGCTTGACCACCATCCAGGCGATCGAAATAGTCCGTGGTTGCCAGGGCCTCGACCTGGTCGGTTGCGATCTGGTAGAAGTCTCGCCGCCGTACGACACCACCGGCAACACCTCGCTGCTGGGCGCCAACCTGCTGTACGAGATGCTCTGCGTACTGCCTGGCGTGGTTCATCGCTGA
- a CDS encoding nuclear transport factor 2 family protein encodes MNPQAQVLQAAANLVSAFARNDRDAYFGAFTDDASFVFYTLQQPLLSRDAYQVLWDRWRSEDGFEVLNCTSSNAFVSLQGDVAIFIHDVATELRMQRELHFSQERETIVFRQEQQGLWLACHEHLSAMPEGLPIP; translated from the coding sequence ATGAACCCACAGGCCCAGGTGCTCCAGGCCGCCGCAAACTTGGTGTCGGCCTTCGCCCGCAATGACCGCGACGCCTACTTCGGCGCGTTCACCGACGATGCGAGCTTCGTGTTCTACACACTCCAACAGCCCCTGCTGTCACGCGATGCCTACCAGGTGTTGTGGGATCGCTGGCGGTCCGAGGATGGCTTCGAGGTGCTCAATTGCACCTCGAGCAACGCCTTCGTCAGCCTGCAAGGGGACGTGGCGATTTTCATCCATGACGTGGCCACCGAGCTGCGCATGCAAAGGGAGCTTCACTTTAGCCAGGAGCGCGAAACCATTGTGTTTCGCCAAGAACAACAAGGCCTATGGCTGGCCTGCCACGAACATTTGTCCGCAATGCCGGAAGGGCTGCCAATCCCTTAG